A window of the Mus musculus strain C57BL/6J chromosome 18, GRCm38.p6 C57BL/6J genome harbors these coding sequences:
- the Adnp2 gene encoding activity-dependent neuroprotector homeobox protein 2 isoform X3, translating to MIPCPNCPFSSQPRVVGKHFRMFHAPARKVQSYTVNILGETKTSRSDVISFTCLKCNFSNTLYYSMKKHVLVAHFNYLINSYFGLRTEETGEQPKASDPVSVDKILPFDKYYCKKCSAIASSQDALMYHILTSDAHRDLENKLRSVISEHIKRTGFLKQMHIAPKPVTHLALPPNSSAPSIAAPPPCFQLALPQNSQSSGTVQSVTVTPGTSGSLTHSPPTTAQSHVALVSSSLPVCQSSLSLQQSAPPPVFLSHSVALNQPVNTAVLPLTQPVGPVNKSVGTSILPVNQAMCSVNQAVRPGLLPLTKPMGPMNRPVGPAVLPMGPSVNSGVLQATSPGVISVGRAVPSGVLPAGQVTPAGVIPGQTATSGVLPTGQVVQSSTLPVGQTAPSRGLPPGQTVPLRVLPAGQVVPSGLLSSNQTVPSGVVPVNQGVNSGVLQLGQPVTPGVLPVGPPVRPGVLQLSPSVSTSILPMSQPVRAGTSQNTTFFTSGSILRQLIPTGKQVNGIPTYTLAPVSVTLPVPSGGGLAAVGPPPQVPVQFLPSGSGTQMGSSLPSLPSPQVLVSPAPSVFVQATPPLADANQALKQAKQWKTCPVCNELFPSNVYQVHMEVAHKQSEAQLCQVCNELFPANVYQVHMEVAHKQSESKSSEKLEPEKLAACAPFLKWMREKTVRCLSCKCLVSQEELMHHLLMHGLGCLFCPCTFHDVRGLVEHSRTKHLGKKRLSMDYSNRGFQLDLDANGNLLFPHLDFITILPREKLGEREVYLAILAGIHSKSLVPVYVKVRPQPEVAPKIPNKQKLTCPFCLSTFMTADAYELHLKERHHVMPTVHTMLRSPAFKCIHCCGVYTGNMTLGAIAVHLLRCRSAPKDSSSDLQVQPGFIESSELLMVNGDVIPESTFPVKRKLPEGHLGPEDQRDGEEPQLTLDADASSGSEKGLGAVPLKRQKSEIRTEGSGPSEDSLQALALDPSKYEGRSYEEKKQFLRDYFHRRPYPSRKEVELLSSLLWVWKIDVASFFGKRRYICMKAIKTHKPSVLLGFDMSELKNVKHRLNFGECESQKL from the coding sequence ATGATCCCCTGCCCCAACTGCCCGTTCTCCTCCCAGCCCAGGGTGGTGGGCAAGCACTTCAGAATGTTCCACGCGCCTGCACGCAAagtccagagctacacagtgaacatTCTGGGTGAGACGAAGACATCCAGGAGTGACGTGATAAGCTTCACGTGTCTAAAGTGTAACTTTTCCAACACTCTGTACTACAGCATGAAGAAGCACGTGCTGGTGGCCCATTTCAATTACTTAATTAACTCCTACTTTGGTTTGCGAACTGAGGAAACAGGAGAGCAACCAAAAGCAAGCGATCCTGTTTCTGTGGATAAAATCCTGCCATTTGACAAGTACTACTGTAAAAAATGCAGTGCCATCGCCAGTAGTCAGGACGCCCTGATGTATCACATTTTGACATCAGATGCACATAGGGACTTGGAGAATAAGCTGAGGTCTGTGATCTCAGAACACATCAAGAGGACTGGGTTTCTGAAGCAGATGCATATTGCTCCAAAACCAGTGACCCACTTGGCTTTACCGCCCAACAGCAGTGCTCCGAGCATTGCGGCCCCTCCACCCTGCTTCCAGCTTGCTTTGCCACAGAACAGTCAAAGCTCTGGCACTGTGCAGTCAGTGACTGTGACCCCAGGCACTTCTGGGAGCCTTACACACTCCCCACCTACCACTGCCCAGTCTCACGTAGCTTTGGTCTCCAGCTCTTTGCCTGTGTGCCAGAGTAGCCTCAGCCTGCAGCAGTCAGCTCCCCcgcctgtctttctctctcacagtGTTGCACTTAATCAGCCTGTGAATACTGCTGTGCTGCCCCTGACTCAGCCAGTTGGGCCTGTGAATAAGTCTGTTGGAACAAGCATCCTTCCTGTGAACCAAGCCATGTGCTCCGTGAACCAAGCTGTCCGCCCTGGACTTTTACCCCTCACTAAGCCCATGGGGCCCATGAACAGACCTGTGGGGCCTGCTGTCTTGCCTATGGGTCCCTCTGTTAACTCGGGGGTTCTCCAGGCTACATCTCCTGGAGTGATTTCTGTAGGTCGAGCAGTTCCATCAGGAGTCCTTCCTGCAGGTCAGGTGACCCCTGCTGGAGTGATCCCTGGTCAGACAGCCACTTCTGGGGTCTTACCCACTGGCCAGGTGGTTCAGTCATCAACTCTTCCTGTTGGCCAGACAGCTCCTTCTCGAGGTCTTCCTCCTGGCCAGACAGTGCCCTTGAGGGTTCTCCCTGCAGGCCAGGTGGTGCCATCTGGGCTGCTTTCCTCAAACCAGACTGTCCCCTCGGGAGTTGTCCCTGTGAATCAGGGTGTAAACTCTGGCGTTCTTCAGCTCGGCCAGCCAGTAACACCAGGAGTGCTTCCTGTGGGCCCCCCAGTGAGGCCTGGGGTACTGCAGCTCAGCCCGTCTGTCAGCACCAGCATCCTGCCTATGAGCCAGCCGGTGAGAGCTGGAACGTCACAAAACACTACTTTCTTTACTTCAGGCTCTATTCTCAGACAGCTCATTCCTACTGGGAAACAGGTGAATGGAATCCCCACGTATACACTGGCCCCCGTGTCTGTCACTCTGCCGGTGCCCTCTGGTGGAGGCCTTGCAGCTGTTGGACCGCCACCCCAGGTGCCAGTGCAGTTCTTGCCCTCAGGCTCGGGCACACAGATGGGCAGCTCCTTGCCCAGCCTGCCCTCTCCACAGGTGTTGGTGAGCCCTGCCCCTAGTGTGTTTGTGCAGGCTACCCCGCCGCTGGCAGATGCAAATCAGGCACTCAAACAGGCGAAGCAGTGGAAAACATGCCCGGTTTGCAACGAGCTCTTCCCTTCCAATGTCTATCAGGTTCACATGGAAGTGGCTCACAAGCAGAGTGAGGCTCAGCTCTGCCAGGTTTGCAATGAACTCTTTCCTGCCAATGTCTACCAGGTTCACATGGAAGTGGCTCACAAGCAGAGCGAGTCCAAGTCTAGTGAGAAACTTGAGCCTGAAAAGCTTGCTGCATGTGCCCCATTTCTGAAGTGGATGCGAGAGAAGACAGTGCGCTGCCTGTCTTGTAAGTGCCTGGTCTcgcaggaggagctgatgcaCCATTTGCTCATGCATGGCCTGGGCTGCCTGTTTTGTCCGTGCACTTTTCATGATGTCCGGGGCCTTGTGGAgcacagcaggactaagcacctgGGCAAGAAGAGACTGTCTATGGATTACAGTAACAGAGGCTTCCAACTGGACCTGGATGCTAATGGGAACCTGCTCTTCCCTCATCTCGATTTCATCACCATACTGCCACGAGAGAAACTTGGAGAGCGAGAAGTGTACCTGGCTATCCTTGCTGGAATACACTCCAAGTCGCTGGTACCTGTGTATGTTAAGGTGAGGCCTCAGCCTGAGGTTGCACCAAAGATACCTAACAAACAGAAGCTGACCTGCCCATTTTGTTTGAGCACATTTATGACCGCGGATGCCTATGAGCTACACTTGAAGGAGAGGCACCATGTCATGCCCACAGTCCATACAATGCTCAGGTCTCCGGCCTTTAAGTGCATCCACTGTTGCGGGGTCTACACTGGAAACATGACCTTAGGCGCCATCGCTGTCCATTTGCTCCGTTGTAGAAGTGCTCCCAAGGACAGCAGCTCAGACCTGCAAGTCCAGCCCGGATTTATTGAGAGCAGTGAACTGCTGATGGTCAATGGGGACGTGATCCCTGAGTCCACCTTTCCTGTAAAGAGAAAGCTGCCTGAAGGCCATTTAGGGCCGGAAGAccagagggatggggaggagccCCAGCTCACCCTAGATGCTGATGCAAGTTCGGGTTCAGAGAAAGGTCTGGGCGCTGTGCCTTTGAAGAGACAGAAGAGTGAAATCAGGACGGAGGGGTCGGGGCCCAGTGAAGACTCACTGCAGGCGCTAGCCTTGGACCCCAGCAAGTACGAAGGGCGTTCCTACGAGGAAAAGAAACAGTTCCTTAGAGATTATTTTCACAGGAGACCATATCCTAGTAGAAAAGAAGTGGAGCTGCTGTCTTCACTCTTGTGGGTGTGGAAAATTGACGTGGCTTCATTCTTTGGGAAGAGAAGGTATATTTGCATGAAAGCAATAAAAACTCACAAGCCTTCTGTACTTCTAGGTTTTGATATGTCTGAACTTAAAAATGTCAAACACAGACTGAACTTTGGTGAGTGTGAATCACAAAAGCTGTAG
- the Adnp2 gene encoding activity-dependent neuroprotector homeobox protein 2 isoform X2 — translation MFQIPVQNLDNIRKVRKRVKGILVDIGLDSCKELMKDLKSFDPGEKYFYNTSWGDVSPWEPSGKKARYRTKPYCCSLCRYSTKVLTSLKNHLHRYHEDEADQELMIPCPNCPFSSQPRVVGKHFRMFHAPARKVQSYTVNILGETKTSRSDVISFTCLKCNFSNTLYYSMKKHVLVAHFNYLINSYFGLRTEETGEQPKASDPVSVDKILPFDKYYCKKCSAIASSQDALMYHILTSDAHRDLENKLRSVISEHIKRTGFLKQMHIAPKPVTHLALPPNSSAPSIAAPPPCFQLALPQNSQSSGTVQSVTVTPGTSGSLTHSPPTTAQSHVALVSSSLPVCQSSLSLQQSAPPPVFLSHSVALNQPVNTAVLPLTQPVGPVNKSVGTSILPVNQAMCSVNQAVRPGLLPLTKPMGPMNRPVGPAVLPMGPSVNSGVLQATSPGVISVGRAVPSGVLPAGQVTPAGVIPGQTATSGVLPTGQVVQSSTLPVGQTAPSRGLPPGQTVPLRVLPAGQVVPSGLLSSNQTVPSGVVPVNQGVNSGVLQLGQPVTPGVLPVGPPVRPGVLQLSPSVSTSILPMSQPVRAGTSQNTTFFTSGSILRQLIPTGKQVNGIPTYTLAPVSVTLPVPSGGGLAAVGPPPQVPVQFLPSGSGTQMGSSLPSLPSPQVLVSPAPSVFVQATPPLADANQALKQAKQWKTCPVCNELFPSNVYQVHMEVAHKQSEAQLCQVCNELFPANVYQVHMEVAHKQSESKSSEKLEPEKLAACAPFLKWMREKTVRCLSCKCLVSQEELMHHLLMHGLGCLFCPCTFHDVRGLVEHSRTKHLGKKRLSMDYSNRGFQLDLDANGNLLFPHLDFITILPREKLGEREVYLAILAGIHSKSLVPVYVKVRPQPEVAPKIPNKQKLTCPFCLSTFMTADAYELHLKERHHVMPTVHTMLRSPAFKCIHCCGVYTGNMTLGAIAVHLLRCRSAPKDSSSDLQVQPGFIESSELLMVNGDVIPESTFPVKRKLPEGHLGPEDQRDGEEPQLTLDADASSGSEKGLGAVPLKRQKSEIRTEGSGPSEDSLQALALDPSKYEGRSYEEKKQFLRDYFHRRPYPSRKEVELLSSLLWVWKIDVASFFGKRRYICMKAIKTHKPSVLLGFDMSELKNVKHRLNFGECESQKL, via the coding sequence AGATACCGGACAAAACCATACTGCTGTAGTCTCTGTAGGTACTCAACAAAGGTGCTCACTTCCCTCAAAAATCACCTGCATCGATATCATGAAGATGAGGCTGACCAGGAGCTGATGATCCCCTGCCCCAACTGCCCGTTCTCCTCCCAGCCCAGGGTGGTGGGCAAGCACTTCAGAATGTTCCACGCGCCTGCACGCAAagtccagagctacacagtgaacatTCTGGGTGAGACGAAGACATCCAGGAGTGACGTGATAAGCTTCACGTGTCTAAAGTGTAACTTTTCCAACACTCTGTACTACAGCATGAAGAAGCACGTGCTGGTGGCCCATTTCAATTACTTAATTAACTCCTACTTTGGTTTGCGAACTGAGGAAACAGGAGAGCAACCAAAAGCAAGCGATCCTGTTTCTGTGGATAAAATCCTGCCATTTGACAAGTACTACTGTAAAAAATGCAGTGCCATCGCCAGTAGTCAGGACGCCCTGATGTATCACATTTTGACATCAGATGCACATAGGGACTTGGAGAATAAGCTGAGGTCTGTGATCTCAGAACACATCAAGAGGACTGGGTTTCTGAAGCAGATGCATATTGCTCCAAAACCAGTGACCCACTTGGCTTTACCGCCCAACAGCAGTGCTCCGAGCATTGCGGCCCCTCCACCCTGCTTCCAGCTTGCTTTGCCACAGAACAGTCAAAGCTCTGGCACTGTGCAGTCAGTGACTGTGACCCCAGGCACTTCTGGGAGCCTTACACACTCCCCACCTACCACTGCCCAGTCTCACGTAGCTTTGGTCTCCAGCTCTTTGCCTGTGTGCCAGAGTAGCCTCAGCCTGCAGCAGTCAGCTCCCCcgcctgtctttctctctcacagtGTTGCACTTAATCAGCCTGTGAATACTGCTGTGCTGCCCCTGACTCAGCCAGTTGGGCCTGTGAATAAGTCTGTTGGAACAAGCATCCTTCCTGTGAACCAAGCCATGTGCTCCGTGAACCAAGCTGTCCGCCCTGGACTTTTACCCCTCACTAAGCCCATGGGGCCCATGAACAGACCTGTGGGGCCTGCTGTCTTGCCTATGGGTCCCTCTGTTAACTCGGGGGTTCTCCAGGCTACATCTCCTGGAGTGATTTCTGTAGGTCGAGCAGTTCCATCAGGAGTCCTTCCTGCAGGTCAGGTGACCCCTGCTGGAGTGATCCCTGGTCAGACAGCCACTTCTGGGGTCTTACCCACTGGCCAGGTGGTTCAGTCATCAACTCTTCCTGTTGGCCAGACAGCTCCTTCTCGAGGTCTTCCTCCTGGCCAGACAGTGCCCTTGAGGGTTCTCCCTGCAGGCCAGGTGGTGCCATCTGGGCTGCTTTCCTCAAACCAGACTGTCCCCTCGGGAGTTGTCCCTGTGAATCAGGGTGTAAACTCTGGCGTTCTTCAGCTCGGCCAGCCAGTAACACCAGGAGTGCTTCCTGTGGGCCCCCCAGTGAGGCCTGGGGTACTGCAGCTCAGCCCGTCTGTCAGCACCAGCATCCTGCCTATGAGCCAGCCGGTGAGAGCTGGAACGTCACAAAACACTACTTTCTTTACTTCAGGCTCTATTCTCAGACAGCTCATTCCTACTGGGAAACAGGTGAATGGAATCCCCACGTATACACTGGCCCCCGTGTCTGTCACTCTGCCGGTGCCCTCTGGTGGAGGCCTTGCAGCTGTTGGACCGCCACCCCAGGTGCCAGTGCAGTTCTTGCCCTCAGGCTCGGGCACACAGATGGGCAGCTCCTTGCCCAGCCTGCCCTCTCCACAGGTGTTGGTGAGCCCTGCCCCTAGTGTGTTTGTGCAGGCTACCCCGCCGCTGGCAGATGCAAATCAGGCACTCAAACAGGCGAAGCAGTGGAAAACATGCCCGGTTTGCAACGAGCTCTTCCCTTCCAATGTCTATCAGGTTCACATGGAAGTGGCTCACAAGCAGAGTGAGGCTCAGCTCTGCCAGGTTTGCAATGAACTCTTTCCTGCCAATGTCTACCAGGTTCACATGGAAGTGGCTCACAAGCAGAGCGAGTCCAAGTCTAGTGAGAAACTTGAGCCTGAAAAGCTTGCTGCATGTGCCCCATTTCTGAAGTGGATGCGAGAGAAGACAGTGCGCTGCCTGTCTTGTAAGTGCCTGGTCTcgcaggaggagctgatgcaCCATTTGCTCATGCATGGCCTGGGCTGCCTGTTTTGTCCGTGCACTTTTCATGATGTCCGGGGCCTTGTGGAgcacagcaggactaagcacctgGGCAAGAAGAGACTGTCTATGGATTACAGTAACAGAGGCTTCCAACTGGACCTGGATGCTAATGGGAACCTGCTCTTCCCTCATCTCGATTTCATCACCATACTGCCACGAGAGAAACTTGGAGAGCGAGAAGTGTACCTGGCTATCCTTGCTGGAATACACTCCAAGTCGCTGGTACCTGTGTATGTTAAGGTGAGGCCTCAGCCTGAGGTTGCACCAAAGATACCTAACAAACAGAAGCTGACCTGCCCATTTTGTTTGAGCACATTTATGACCGCGGATGCCTATGAGCTACACTTGAAGGAGAGGCACCATGTCATGCCCACAGTCCATACAATGCTCAGGTCTCCGGCCTTTAAGTGCATCCACTGTTGCGGGGTCTACACTGGAAACATGACCTTAGGCGCCATCGCTGTCCATTTGCTCCGTTGTAGAAGTGCTCCCAAGGACAGCAGCTCAGACCTGCAAGTCCAGCCCGGATTTATTGAGAGCAGTGAACTGCTGATGGTCAATGGGGACGTGATCCCTGAGTCCACCTTTCCTGTAAAGAGAAAGCTGCCTGAAGGCCATTTAGGGCCGGAAGAccagagggatggggaggagccCCAGCTCACCCTAGATGCTGATGCAAGTTCGGGTTCAGAGAAAGGTCTGGGCGCTGTGCCTTTGAAGAGACAGAAGAGTGAAATCAGGACGGAGGGGTCGGGGCCCAGTGAAGACTCACTGCAGGCGCTAGCCTTGGACCCCAGCAAGTACGAAGGGCGTTCCTACGAGGAAAAGAAACAGTTCCTTAGAGATTATTTTCACAGGAGACCATATCCTAGTAGAAAAGAAGTGGAGCTGCTGTCTTCACTCTTGTGGGTGTGGAAAATTGACGTGGCTTCATTCTTTGGGAAGAGAAGGTATATTTGCATGAAAGCAATAAAAACTCACAAGCCTTCTGTACTTCTAGGTTTTGATATGTCTGAACTTAAAAATGTCAAACACAGACTGAACTTTGGTGAGTGTGAATCACAAAAGCTGTAG